One genomic window of Bacillota bacterium includes the following:
- the cmr5 gene encoding type III-B CRISPR module-associated protein Cmr5, with product MAKASSLERSAEQNRAKFALDQIKKYQETKDSSWQSNYQSYVKSLPATILMCGLGQAMASLMSKDDGNLASAHGRLYADMQQWLCGQEGTFPGQKNLMDALAGSDMDTYLRAQAEALAVLVWLKKFATAFLKKRTDGTHD from the coding sequence GAGCGAAGCGCAGAACAGAACAGGGCAAAATTCGCCCTGGACCAGATAAAAAAATATCAAGAAACCAAGGATTCAAGCTGGCAATCTAATTACCAATCTTACGTTAAGTCCCTTCCGGCTACTATCCTGATGTGTGGTTTAGGTCAAGCAATGGCGTCTTTAATGTCAAAGGATGATGGCAATCTGGCTTCCGCCCATGGCCGGCTATATGCTGATATGCAACAATGGCTCTGTGGTCAAGAGGGGACTTTTCCTGGGCAAAAGAACTTGATGGATGCGCTGGCAGGTTCTGATATGGATACTTATCTACGGGCACAGGCGGAGGCTTTGGCTGTGTTGGTCTGGCTGAAGAAGTTTGCCACTGCATTCCTGAAAAAAAGGACGGATGGGACACATGACTAA
- the cmr6 gene encoding type III-B CRISPR module RAMP protein Cmr6 codes for MGHMTNKCPLYDGFSLPDRGQWQNWGLVYDKFCNVWSKKSDKWSLGDNKKKWLEGFARIVGNRDLIEDMSSRLQRLVEARGGNIIFVRTAGRFVTGMGNENPAENGFAWHPTLGTPYMPGSSVKGMLRAWMQEWVTSDPRQINAIFGSANKNSDSSAGNVMFYDALPLSPIKLTLDVMTPHYADYYRGDAPPGDWQSPVPIPFLTVDSDQQFMFAIAPRTRDGDQYMDLLEQEIYQAIEIVGAGAKTAVGYGRFIIDAAQKSQYVDERTKREEVLLKQREIAELSPVQREMEADGYGDDQVFINKVDAWLDRAEKAEVSERQEIAEALRDWYQRYRKGMFDNPNKKNRPRVERLKKLLR; via the coding sequence ATGGGACACATGACTAACAAATGTCCTTTGTACGATGGGTTTAGCCTTCCCGACAGGGGCCAATGGCAGAATTGGGGTTTGGTTTATGACAAATTTTGCAATGTCTGGTCCAAGAAATCGGATAAATGGTCTTTGGGCGATAACAAAAAGAAGTGGCTTGAAGGATTTGCGCGGATTGTAGGAAACCGGGACCTCATTGAGGATATGAGTTCTCGGTTGCAAAGACTTGTGGAAGCTAGAGGCGGAAACATAATCTTTGTTCGCACGGCAGGAAGATTTGTTACGGGTATGGGCAATGAAAATCCGGCTGAAAATGGATTCGCTTGGCATCCTACGTTGGGGACACCTTACATGCCGGGATCATCTGTCAAGGGAATGCTCCGAGCATGGATGCAAGAATGGGTTACCTCGGATCCGCGACAGATTAATGCTATCTTTGGGTCAGCAAATAAAAACTCAGACAGTAGTGCCGGAAACGTTATGTTTTATGATGCTCTTCCACTCAGTCCAATTAAACTCACTCTGGACGTGATGACTCCTCATTATGCTGATTATTATCGGGGTGATGCCCCCCCAGGTGACTGGCAATCCCCAGTGCCAATACCATTTCTGACTGTAGATTCTGACCAACAATTTATGTTTGCAATTGCCCCGCGTACCAGAGATGGTGATCAATATATGGATCTATTGGAGCAAGAAATTTACCAAGCTATCGAAATTGTAGGTGCGGGTGCCAAGACTGCAGTTGGCTACGGCCGTTTCATTATCGATGCCGCCCAGAAAAGCCAATATGTCGATGAACGGACTAAGCGAGAAGAAGTGCTGCTGAAACAACGGGAAATAGCTGAGTTAAGTCCGGTCCAGAGGGAAATGGAAGCTGATGGTTATGGAGATGACCAGGTATTTATTAATAAAGTAGATGCGTGGTTGGATAGAGCTGAGAAGGCGGAGGTTAGCGAACGCCAGGAGATCGCCGAGGCATTGCGGGACTGGTACCAAAGGTACAGGAAGGGGATGTTCGATAACCCTAATAAGAAGAATAGACCAAGAGTGGAACGCCTCAAGAAACTGCTTCGTTAG